From Marivirga harenae, one genomic window encodes:
- a CDS encoding aminopeptidase P family protein: MRYQTLDSSLYVKNRKNFMKQMPARSLAVFNSNDVMPLNADGTMTFWQNSDLFYLTGIDQEESILVLFPDFDNDSWREILFVTETNEHIAVWEGHKYTKEEATAASGIPTVMWLSQFETVFNTLMAEAEQVFINTNEHIRNATPVETRDMRFIKWLQDRYPAHQYRKAAPILYDLRAIKDPLEISQMERACKITEDAFRRTLKFVKPGLKEYEVEAEVLHEFVRQGSKGFAYTPIVASGANACVLHYIENKDVCKDGELLLMDVGAEYGNYNADMTRAIPVNGKYTQRQKDVYNAVLRVMKECYKILTPGNRIPEYHKEVGKLMESELLGLGLLDKTDIKNQDPANPAYKKYFMHGTSHHIGLDVHDVGNIYRKFEPNMVFTIEPGIYIQNEGIGVRLENDVVITKDGHHDMMGNIPIEIDEIEEIMNS, from the coding sequence ATGAGATACCAAACTTTAGATTCATCTCTTTATGTAAAGAACCGCAAGAATTTCATGAAGCAAATGCCAGCTCGTTCTCTAGCAGTTTTCAATTCTAATGACGTAATGCCACTGAATGCAGACGGTACTATGACCTTCTGGCAAAACAGCGATTTGTTTTACCTTACTGGAATCGACCAGGAAGAAAGTATTTTGGTTTTATTTCCTGATTTTGATAATGACAGCTGGAGAGAAATATTATTTGTAACTGAAACCAATGAGCATATTGCCGTTTGGGAAGGACATAAATATACAAAAGAGGAGGCAACGGCAGCTTCAGGAATTCCAACTGTTATGTGGTTGTCACAATTTGAAACAGTATTCAATACTTTGATGGCCGAAGCCGAGCAAGTATTTATCAACACTAATGAGCATATTAGAAATGCCACACCGGTAGAAACCCGAGATATGCGATTTATTAAATGGTTGCAAGATCGATATCCTGCTCATCAGTATAGGAAAGCAGCTCCAATTCTGTATGATCTGAGAGCAATAAAAGATCCTTTGGAAATTAGTCAAATGGAACGTGCTTGTAAAATAACTGAAGATGCTTTTCGTAGAACATTGAAATTTGTAAAGCCAGGTTTGAAAGAATATGAAGTGGAGGCTGAAGTTTTACATGAATTTGTTAGACAGGGCTCCAAAGGCTTTGCTTATACGCCTATTGTAGCTTCTGGAGCAAATGCATGTGTACTGCATTATATTGAGAACAAAGATGTTTGCAAAGATGGGGAATTGCTACTAATGGATGTAGGAGCTGAGTATGGGAATTATAATGCTGACATGACTCGTGCAATTCCTGTGAATGGCAAATATACCCAGAGACAAAAGGATGTCTATAATGCAGTCTTAAGGGTGATGAAAGAATGTTACAAAATCTTGACTCCAGGAAACCGAATCCCAGAATACCATAAGGAAGTTGGGAAGTTGATGGAAAGTGAGTTGTTAGGCTTGGGCTTATTGGATAAAACAGATATCAAAAATCAAGATCCAGCTAATCCTGCTTATAAAAAATATTTCATGCACGGTACTTCTCACCACATCGGATTGGATGTTCATGATGTAGGCAATATTTATCGAAAATTTGAGCCGAATATGGTTTTCACCATTGAGCCCGGGATATATATTCAAAATGAAGGGATAGGTGTACGTTTAGAAAATGACGTAGTCATCACTAAAGATGGTCATCATGATATGATGGGAAATATTCCTATTGAAATTGATGAGATTGAAGAAATTATGAATAGCTAA
- a CDS encoding cyclase family protein — protein MAEIIDLSQDIYEGMPVFKDLPQVKMEIHNSHEEWAGIKNPNKRTPAVHKLELGEHTGTHVDAINHMAQQYEGQSIDKMPLSMFYTEGICLDFSHKNLAELIEPHEVELACKKANIEIKKHDTILLYTDHYRKHFNKKDWGNGPGISTETARWLGKQKISAFGVETTSPGVRKVSNKEVHHICGELGFTHYENMINLHKLIGRGRFRFIAFPLKIRGGTGSPVRAVAIFEQ, from the coding sequence ATGGCCGAAATCATCGACTTAAGCCAAGACATTTATGAGGGGATGCCGGTTTTTAAAGACCTTCCTCAGGTTAAAATGGAAATCCATAATTCACATGAAGAATGGGCTGGCATTAAAAACCCAAATAAAAGAACTCCTGCTGTTCATAAATTAGAACTTGGGGAGCATACAGGCACTCATGTTGATGCCATCAATCACATGGCTCAGCAATATGAAGGGCAATCTATTGATAAAATGCCCCTATCAATGTTTTACACAGAAGGGATTTGCTTAGACTTCTCACACAAAAACTTAGCTGAACTCATAGAACCTCATGAAGTTGAATTGGCTTGTAAAAAAGCTAATATTGAAATAAAAAAACATGATACGATTCTCCTTTATACTGATCATTACAGAAAACATTTCAATAAAAAAGATTGGGGAAATGGTCCTGGTATTTCTACTGAAACAGCCCGTTGGCTAGGAAAGCAAAAAATTTCAGCTTTTGGAGTGGAAACTACGTCACCCGGGGTTCGAAAAGTATCCAACAAAGAAGTACATCATATTTGTGGCGAGCTAGGCTTTACTCATTATGAAAACATGATCAATCTGCATAAATTAATTGGGAGAGGAAGATTTCGTTTTATCGCCTTCCCTTTAAAAATTCGAGGTGGAACGGGTTCTCCTGTTAGGGCTGTAGCTATTTTCGAACAATAA
- a CDS encoding alpha/beta hydrolase, with protein MKIILFLLFLPFNLLAIDPDREYTLTPDSINWDYEELKVTTEDGYDLNTWIYAPNPDNEKGEVLILAYPDAGNMSYFVYHASILSNLGYTVITFDYRGFGKSSDFEIELNYLFHIEFSKDLEAVVNFAKKRFTNKGLGIWALSMGTMVTTYAYDGIKDDIDFVIYDAFVFSPREHIQRLKSQKDKQAFSPIKTEEYVLKWKSIDIPIMLFAGRQDELTTAKDALSKKDEFSFVPAISFYNGGHLMGFQHEIKRSGFGGWYCSQIDFFIRQIG; from the coding sequence ATGAAAATAATTCTATTCCTCCTTTTCCTCCCGTTTAACCTACTAGCCATTGATCCTGATAGAGAATATACTTTAACGCCTGATTCCATTAATTGGGATTATGAAGAATTAAAAGTCACTACTGAAGACGGTTATGATTTGAATACTTGGATTTATGCTCCTAATCCTGATAATGAGAAAGGTGAGGTCCTGATTTTAGCATATCCAGATGCTGGAAATATGTCCTATTTCGTGTATCACGCTTCTATTTTATCTAATCTAGGATATACAGTAATTACTTTTGATTATAGGGGCTTTGGGAAAAGCTCTGATTTTGAAATTGAGCTAAATTATTTATTTCATATTGAATTCTCTAAAGATTTAGAGGCGGTAGTAAATTTTGCAAAAAAGCGATTTACAAATAAAGGTCTTGGTATTTGGGCATTGTCAATGGGTACGATGGTCACAACTTATGCTTATGATGGCATTAAAGATGATATAGATTTTGTGATCTATGATGCTTTTGTTTTTAGTCCTCGTGAGCATATACAGCGATTAAAATCTCAAAAAGATAAACAAGCTTTTTCACCTATTAAAACAGAGGAGTATGTTTTGAAATGGAAATCCATTGATATTCCAATCATGCTTTTTGCAGGCAGACAGGATGAACTTACCACAGCAAAAGATGCTCTTTCCAAAAAGGACGAATTTAGTTTTGTACCTGCAATTTCGTTTTATAATGGTGGGCATTTAATGGGTTTTCAGCATGAAATTAAGAGGAGTGGTTTTGGAGGGTGGTACTGCTCTCAAATCGATTTTTTTATAAGGCAGATAGGCTGA
- a CDS encoding DinB family protein, with protein MIWLKDVIKDLKEIQETTRQEFENLSAEELIWKPAADKWSIAECLKHIIIANSTYIKDIEKRLQKAEIKTIEYPVRFSVTGKLFLYAVDPKYKWKVPAPRIFKPTKENKVRNGKETLQDFLDLQEEIIGLALKACAYDHQHVPTYSPLSKLLRFNVGEQLYIMMRHTKRHINQGKRVKSQFHKSVA; from the coding sequence ATGATTTGGTTAAAAGATGTCATTAAAGATTTAAAGGAAATCCAAGAAACTACTAGACAAGAGTTTGAAAATTTGAGTGCGGAGGAATTAATATGGAAACCTGCTGCGGATAAATGGTCTATTGCAGAGTGTCTAAAGCATATTATTATCGCCAATTCAACCTATATTAAAGACATCGAAAAGCGGCTTCAAAAGGCAGAGATCAAGACCATAGAATATCCTGTTCGTTTCTCGGTCACAGGTAAGTTGTTTTTGTATGCTGTTGACCCGAAGTATAAATGGAAGGTGCCTGCTCCCAGAATATTTAAGCCAACCAAGGAAAATAAAGTAAGAAATGGCAAAGAAACTCTGCAAGATTTTTTAGACTTGCAGGAAGAAATAATAGGCTTAGCTTTGAAGGCATGTGCATACGATCATCAACACGTTCCAACCTACAGTCCTTTGAGTAAATTATTGCGTTTCAATGTAGGTGAGCAACTTTACATTATGATGCGTCATACAAAAAGGCATATAAATCAAGGAAAGCGAGTTAAATCACAGTTTCATAAATCCGTAGCATAA
- a CDS encoding RidA family protein, producing MEDNIRKSDRAPLPVGLYPHARKVGNLLFLSGVGPRKKDSKSIPGVELSSDGDIVSYDIEVQCKSVFDNVRMILEDCGSSWDKLVDVQVFLTNMKDDFSTFNRVYADYFKDIQPCRTTVEVNALPTPIAIELKCVAEL from the coding sequence ATGGAAGATAATATCAGAAAGTCAGACCGAGCACCATTACCTGTAGGCTTATATCCTCATGCACGCAAAGTAGGTAATTTGCTATTTTTGTCAGGAGTTGGGCCCAGGAAAAAGGATAGTAAGTCGATTCCAGGTGTGGAGCTAAGCAGCGATGGAGATATTGTTTCCTACGATATTGAAGTGCAATGTAAATCTGTTTTTGACAATGTAAGAATGATATTGGAAGATTGTGGCAGTAGTTGGGATAAGTTGGTGGATGTACAGGTATTTTTGACCAATATGAAAGATGACTTTTCCACTTTCAATAGGGTTTATGCTGATTACTTTAAAGATATTCAACCTTGTCGAACTACAGTGGAGGTAAACGCTTTACCAACGCCAATTGCGATTGAACTAAAGTGTGTGGCTGAGTTGTGA